Proteins from one Mycobacterium sp. EPa45 genomic window:
- a CDS encoding ABC transporter permease, protein MSVFVDVAPTGTTDPPVGTRWSSWVTRLGLPLLSLLVFFVVWQLAAASEIWNQTFVPYPSTVWRAFIDVSTTHDGSRGYAGYLLWEHLYMTLRRVAVGVVIGVAAGVALGLLMGSIPWVRSVLEPWLTFLRALPPLAYFFLLVIWLGIDEAPKITLLALAALPPAAVATTAAVVAVPVSLVEAARALGASRRDVVRDIVIPSALPETFTGIRLAVGMAYSSVVAAELFNGIPGVGGLVKDASNYNNTPVVLVGIFAIGVSGLVIDGLLRAVERRAVPWRGKV, encoded by the coding sequence GTGTCTGTATTCGTCGACGTCGCTCCCACCGGCACCACCGATCCCCCGGTCGGCACCCGGTGGTCCTCCTGGGTCACTCGCCTCGGGCTCCCGTTGCTCTCGCTCCTGGTCTTCTTCGTCGTGTGGCAGCTCGCCGCGGCCAGCGAAATCTGGAATCAGACCTTCGTGCCGTATCCGAGCACGGTGTGGCGCGCCTTCATCGACGTGTCGACCACCCACGACGGCAGCCGCGGGTACGCCGGCTACCTCCTCTGGGAGCACCTCTACATGACGCTGCGCCGGGTGGCCGTCGGTGTCGTGATCGGTGTGGCCGCCGGCGTCGCCCTTGGTCTGCTGATGGGTTCCATCCCGTGGGTCCGCAGCGTTCTCGAGCCGTGGCTGACGTTCCTGCGCGCACTGCCCCCGCTGGCCTACTTCTTCTTGCTCGTCATCTGGCTCGGCATCGACGAGGCGCCCAAGATCACTCTGCTGGCGCTGGCGGCCCTGCCGCCTGCGGCGGTGGCCACCACGGCCGCGGTCGTCGCGGTACCGGTCAGCCTGGTCGAAGCGGCCCGCGCGCTCGGCGCCTCCCGCCGTGATGTCGTGCGCGACATCGTGATTCCGTCGGCTCTGCCGGAGACCTTCACCGGAATCCGGCTGGCCGTCGGCATGGCCTACTCCTCGGTGGTCGCCGCCGAACTGTTCAACGGCATTCCCGGCGTCGGCGGCCTGGTCAAGGACGCCAGCAATTACAACAACACCCCCGTCGTGCTGGTCGGCATCTTCGCGATCGGCGTCTCGGGGCTCGTCATCGACGGTCTACTGCGCGCTGTCGAGCGTCGCGCCGTCCCCTGGAGAGGAAAAGTATGA
- a CDS encoding DUF2237 family protein: MADRNVLGGPLEPCGTEPMTGFYRDGCCSTGPEDAGRHTICAVVTAEFLEHQRSIGNDLSTPMPQYRFPGLTPGDRWCVTALNWLRAHTDGHAAPVVLACTHERTLDVVPLETLQEYAVDVPDDLGSLDQK; the protein is encoded by the coding sequence ATGGCTGATCGCAATGTGCTCGGCGGCCCACTCGAACCGTGCGGAACCGAACCCATGACGGGCTTCTACCGCGACGGTTGCTGCTCGACCGGTCCGGAGGACGCCGGCCGGCACACGATCTGCGCGGTCGTGACCGCTGAATTCCTCGAACATCAGCGTTCGATCGGCAACGACCTGTCGACCCCGATGCCGCAGTATCGGTTCCCCGGCCTGACGCCCGGCGACCGCTGGTGCGTGACCGCGCTCAACTGGCTGCGGGCCCACACCGACGGGCATGCCGCGCCGGTCGTGCTGGCCTGCACCCATGAACGGACCCTGGACGTGGTCCCGTTGGAGACGTTGCAGGAATACGCTGTCGACGTTCCCGACGACCTGGGCAGCCTGGATCAGAAGTAA
- a CDS encoding ABC transporter ATP-binding protein translates to MSSPSRTAASTPVSESHKDGGIQIRGVEHRYGTTTALGPVDLDVEPGSFLVLVGASGCGKSTLLRLIAGFESPSSGELKVSGRRPVPGQTAGVVFQQPRLFPWRNVGGNVELALKYAGTPRERRVERRDQLLSRVGLKDIAHRKIWEISGGQQQRVAIARALASERPETSLLLLDEPFAALDALTRERLQEDIREVSAESGRTTVFVTHSADEAAFLGSRIVVLTHRPGRIALDLSVDLPRTGIDADELRRSSEYVRLRQDVSRAVKAAAVESA, encoded by the coding sequence GTGTCATCGCCCAGTAGGACGGCCGCGTCGACACCGGTGTCGGAGTCGCACAAGGACGGCGGAATCCAGATCCGCGGTGTCGAGCACCGATACGGCACCACAACGGCGCTCGGGCCCGTCGACCTCGACGTGGAGCCAGGCTCATTCCTGGTTCTGGTCGGCGCATCGGGGTGCGGCAAGAGCACCCTGCTGCGACTGATCGCCGGATTCGAGTCACCCAGCAGCGGCGAGCTCAAAGTGTCGGGGCGGCGGCCGGTTCCGGGTCAGACCGCCGGCGTGGTGTTCCAGCAGCCGCGGTTGTTCCCGTGGCGCAATGTCGGCGGCAACGTCGAACTGGCCCTGAAGTACGCCGGCACGCCACGAGAACGGCGGGTCGAGCGGCGTGATCAGCTGCTGAGCCGGGTAGGCCTGAAAGACATTGCGCACCGCAAGATCTGGGAGATCAGTGGCGGCCAGCAGCAACGAGTCGCGATCGCGCGTGCGCTGGCCTCCGAACGTCCGGAGACGTCCCTGTTGCTGCTCGACGAGCCGTTCGCCGCGTTGGATGCCTTGACCCGAGAACGATTGCAGGAGGACATCCGCGAGGTCAGCGCGGAATCGGGTCGCACCACCGTGTTCGTCACACACAGCGCCGACGAAGCGGCGTTCTTGGGATCGCGGATCGTGGTGCTGACCCACCGTCCAGGCCGAATCGCCCTGGACCTGTCGGTGGACCTGCCCCGAACCGGGATCGACGCCGACGAACTGCGCCGAAGCTCCGAATACGTTCGGCTGCGCCAAGACGTCAGCCGAGCCGTCAAAGCCGCGGCGGTCGAATCGGCATGA
- a CDS encoding acyl-CoA thioesterase II, which yields MTTTTAHAFDTAISLSEAASGRYIGHTTPEYANMVGPFGGVTAAAIVRAIAQHPDRIGEPVALTVNYLAPVNDGSFDIAVRAVRTNRTNQHWTVEVSQDHGVTTTATAVFGLRRDAWSDTEATMPVAPEPERLSDAPASEVVPWMRNYDMHYVEGGLPTESEDSPSSTTTLWVRQRPARALDFPALSALTDVFYPRVFLRRGRMLPAGTISLTTYFHVDGAELARQGADYILASAHAQRFARGYFDQSAQIWGRDGTLLATSHQIVYYKD from the coding sequence ATGACCACCACCACCGCCCATGCCTTCGACACCGCAATCAGCCTGTCGGAAGCCGCTTCTGGGCGCTATATCGGCCATACCACACCGGAGTACGCGAACATGGTGGGCCCGTTCGGCGGGGTGACAGCCGCCGCGATCGTGCGTGCGATCGCCCAGCATCCCGACCGGATCGGCGAACCCGTCGCCCTGACCGTCAACTACCTCGCTCCGGTCAACGACGGTTCCTTCGACATCGCCGTGCGCGCCGTGCGGACCAATCGCACCAATCAGCATTGGACCGTCGAGGTGAGCCAGGACCACGGCGTCACCACCACCGCGACGGCGGTCTTCGGCCTTCGGCGCGATGCCTGGTCGGACACCGAAGCCACCATGCCCGTGGCTCCTGAGCCCGAACGCCTTTCGGATGCACCAGCTTCGGAGGTAGTTCCGTGGATGCGCAACTACGACATGCACTACGTCGAGGGTGGGTTGCCGACCGAATCGGAAGATAGTCCGTCGTCGACGACGACGCTGTGGGTGCGACAACGACCGGCCCGGGCGCTGGACTTCCCGGCTCTCAGCGCGCTGACCGACGTGTTCTACCCGCGGGTGTTCCTGCGCCGCGGCCGCATGCTGCCGGCCGGCACCATCTCGCTGACGACATACTTCCACGTCGACGGCGCCGAACTTGCCCGGCAAGGCGCGGATTACATCCTGGCCAGCGCGCACGCCCAGCGTTTCGCGCGTGGTTACTTCGACCAGTCCGCGCAGATCTGGGGCCGTGACGGCACCCTGCTGGCGACCAGTCACCAGATCGTCTACTACAAAGACTGA
- a CDS encoding acyl-CoA dehydrogenase family protein: MTAITQTSEAPRPVAPRPRFTTEPLGGTPAERLARLADVVEDLRHTDAAAERERVLQYEAVEAIRRTGALTLRVPSRFGGPGGSVRDVLTAVIRIARGSSNVAQALRPHFGFAERLLSNRATEPEREEWFPRVNAGVVVGNAITDAKGKAPSGADTTLLADGAGVLRLNGYKFYSTGTLFADLIAVSANDAEGRDVQAIVPAGRDGVELFDDWDGFGQRTTASGGTRFTNVEVRPHEVITVSDGQHLGHSTAFLQLYLAAVAAGIAAAARDDAIWYVQNKARPASHSLADTAAGDPFTLHAVGEIAANASAAEALVLNAADALDALVDSGRVDDAEELARVSIVVAEAQLIAERLSLAAAERLFDTGGASATARALNLDRHWRNVRTVSTHNPLAYKAHAAGNYAVNGVWPPANGYF; this comes from the coding sequence ATGACCGCGATAACGCAGACCTCCGAAGCTCCCCGGCCGGTGGCGCCGCGCCCGAGGTTCACCACCGAACCACTGGGCGGGACGCCCGCCGAGCGGCTCGCGCGGCTCGCCGATGTCGTCGAAGACCTACGCCACACTGATGCCGCCGCCGAGCGCGAGCGAGTTCTTCAGTACGAGGCCGTCGAGGCGATCCGCCGCACCGGTGCGCTGACGCTGCGGGTGCCGTCCCGCTTCGGCGGCCCGGGCGGCTCCGTACGAGACGTTTTGACCGCCGTCATCCGGATCGCGCGGGGCAGTTCCAATGTGGCACAAGCGCTTCGGCCGCATTTCGGCTTCGCTGAGCGACTGCTGAGCAACCGCGCGACCGAACCCGAACGCGAGGAATGGTTCCCGCGGGTCAACGCGGGCGTCGTCGTCGGCAACGCGATCACCGATGCCAAAGGCAAGGCGCCATCGGGTGCGGACACCACATTGCTCGCCGACGGTGCCGGCGTGCTGCGGCTCAACGGCTACAAATTCTATTCCACCGGAACACTTTTCGCCGACCTGATCGCGGTCTCAGCCAACGATGCCGAAGGGCGTGACGTGCAGGCAATCGTGCCCGCCGGACGCGACGGGGTCGAGCTGTTCGACGACTGGGATGGTTTCGGCCAGCGCACCACCGCGAGCGGCGGAACCCGATTCACCAACGTGGAGGTCCGCCCGCACGAGGTGATCACCGTGTCGGACGGCCAGCACCTCGGTCACAGCACCGCATTCCTGCAGCTGTATCTGGCCGCGGTCGCGGCGGGTATCGCGGCGGCGGCCCGCGACGACGCCATCTGGTACGTGCAGAACAAGGCCCGCCCGGCGTCGCACTCACTGGCTGACACCGCCGCCGGAGATCCGTTCACCCTGCACGCCGTCGGTGAGATCGCCGCGAACGCGTCCGCGGCCGAGGCCCTGGTCCTCAATGCCGCCGACGCGCTCGACGCGCTGGTGGACTCCGGGCGCGTCGACGACGCGGAAGAGCTGGCTCGGGTGTCGATCGTCGTCGCCGAGGCGCAACTGATCGCGGAACGGCTGAGCCTCGCGGCGGCCGAGCGGCTGTTCGACACCGGCGGGGCGTCGGCCACCGCGCGCGCCCTCAACCTCGACCGGCACTGGCGCAACGTTCGTACCGTCTCCACCCACAACCCGCTGGCGTACAAGGCACATGCGGCGGGAAACTACGCGGTCAACGGGGTGTGGCCACCGGCCAACGGTTACTTCTGA
- a CDS encoding TVP38/TMEM64 family protein — translation MAQDTEPPQARRWPHVLRLVLFVAVLAVLFYLVAVTKVIDPAGIRAAMTATGPAAPLAYLVVSAGLAAVFVPGPLLAAGSGVLFGPWLGTFVTLGSTVLTAMIAALLGRRAGRDSARALLGPDWSSRIDAQIQRRGLWAVVGQRFVPGISDALASYAFGAFGMPLWQMAAGAFIGSAPRAFVYTALGASISDLSSPLGYAAIVVWCITAIIGAFAAHRGYRGWRNRGPSR, via the coding sequence ATGGCGCAGGACACCGAACCACCGCAGGCCCGGCGATGGCCGCACGTCTTGCGGCTTGTGCTGTTCGTCGCCGTCCTGGCGGTCCTGTTCTATCTGGTTGCAGTGACCAAGGTGATCGACCCGGCTGGCATTCGCGCCGCGATGACGGCGACCGGTCCAGCCGCTCCGCTGGCATACCTGGTGGTGTCGGCGGGACTGGCCGCCGTATTCGTCCCGGGACCGCTGCTGGCCGCTGGCAGTGGAGTGCTGTTCGGCCCGTGGCTCGGCACGTTCGTCACTCTCGGCTCGACGGTGTTGACGGCGATGATCGCCGCCCTGCTCGGCAGGCGAGCCGGCCGGGACAGCGCGCGGGCGCTGTTGGGTCCCGATTGGTCGAGCCGGATCGACGCCCAGATCCAGCGACGCGGGTTGTGGGCAGTGGTCGGCCAGCGGTTTGTGCCGGGTATCTCCGACGCGCTGGCGTCCTACGCCTTCGGCGCCTTCGGAATGCCGTTGTGGCAGATGGCCGCCGGTGCATTCATCGGATCGGCGCCCCGGGCGTTCGTGTATACCGCGCTGGGCGCATCGATCTCAGATCTGTCGTCGCCCCTCGGCTATGCCGCGATCGTGGTGTGGTGCATCACCGCGATCATCGGGGCGTTCGCCGCCCACCGCGGGTACCGCGGTTGGCGCAACCGAGGCCCGAGCCGCTGA
- a CDS encoding helix-turn-helix domain-containing protein: MSVDRDLISAENCSVKRALDIVGEKWTLLVLREAFYGARRFERFQARIGCPRQVLTERLNTLVAAGVLRKMPYQEPGQRERHEYRLTEKGRDLLPAVIALMQWGDKWEADPAGPPVQVVHRDCGHPVELRLRCSNDQTPLTAHDTEPRPGPGARPAKTGKTSR, encoded by the coding sequence GTGTCCGTCGACCGCGACCTCATCAGCGCCGAAAACTGTTCAGTCAAGCGGGCACTGGACATCGTCGGCGAAAAATGGACGTTGCTGGTCCTGCGCGAGGCGTTCTACGGCGCCCGGCGCTTCGAGCGATTCCAGGCTCGCATCGGTTGTCCCCGCCAGGTCCTGACTGAACGGCTCAACACCCTGGTCGCAGCGGGAGTCTTGCGAAAGATGCCCTACCAGGAGCCCGGTCAGCGCGAGCGTCATGAATACCGCCTGACCGAAAAGGGCAGGGATCTGCTGCCGGCCGTGATCGCACTGATGCAGTGGGGCGACAAGTGGGAGGCAGACCCGGCCGGACCACCGGTGCAGGTCGTTCACCGCGATTGCGGGCACCCCGTCGAACTGCGCCTGCGATGTAGCAACGACCAGACCCCGCTGACCGCCCACGACACCGAGCCGCGGCCCGGCCCCGGAGCCCGCCCAGCCAAAACCGGAAAGACGAGCCGATGA
- a CDS encoding glutamine synthetase family protein, giving the protein MTQDAESELLRALHDGSLTEIEVAWSDPFGHAAGKRIPATQFIDRAKHGFAFCEAALGWNTDGTVIDGLRLTNWDDGYPDVHAIPDFSTYKPLPWRTGVGHVISDIVRPDGTPSLLDPRGVLRRVIARLGSLGFTAKVGVELEFYLLNPDGSPIQNDIHAYSLENANGLDPLISDLHDTLGAFTRLEGIQTEYGPGQVETNLVYTDALAAADDGARLKYAAKEVARKHGKVASFMPKPFSEHSGSSAHLHISLWREDEPAFAPVDGEEGELTLLAIAGLLEHLPAITLFGAHSVNAYRRYTPDSFAPDTVNWSRDNRSAAIRSLVEYPPGASRIELRSGASDANPYWLIASALAAVVAGLEAGRPPAAAGTGNLYGKGSPLPESLGTSLALAGQDDTILEILGRDSVLDFISIARSEWQAYTGHVSDWERQRYLTTS; this is encoded by the coding sequence GTGACGCAGGACGCCGAGTCCGAGCTGTTGCGCGCCCTGCACGATGGCTCGTTGACCGAAATCGAGGTCGCCTGGAGCGACCCGTTCGGTCACGCTGCCGGAAAGCGGATCCCCGCAACGCAATTCATCGATCGCGCCAAGCATGGCTTTGCGTTCTGCGAGGCCGCCCTCGGGTGGAACACCGACGGAACGGTGATCGACGGTCTGCGGCTGACCAATTGGGACGACGGATACCCCGACGTGCACGCCATCCCGGACTTCTCGACCTACAAGCCGCTGCCGTGGCGCACGGGTGTCGGGCATGTGATCTCCGATATCGTCCGCCCGGACGGCACCCCCTCGCTGCTCGATCCGCGCGGGGTCCTGCGCCGGGTGATCGCACGACTGGGTTCGCTCGGCTTCACCGCGAAGGTCGGTGTCGAGTTGGAGTTCTATCTGCTCAATCCCGACGGTTCGCCGATTCAGAACGACATCCACGCCTACTCGCTGGAAAACGCCAACGGCCTGGACCCCCTGATCTCGGACCTGCACGACACCCTCGGGGCGTTCACCCGACTGGAAGGCATCCAGACCGAGTACGGGCCGGGCCAGGTCGAGACCAACCTGGTGTACACCGACGCGCTCGCCGCCGCCGACGACGGCGCACGCCTGAAGTATGCCGCCAAGGAGGTGGCCCGCAAGCACGGCAAGGTGGCCAGCTTCATGCCCAAACCGTTCTCGGAGCATTCCGGAAGTTCGGCGCACCTGCACATCTCGCTGTGGCGCGAGGACGAGCCCGCCTTCGCGCCGGTGGACGGTGAGGAAGGTGAGCTGACCCTGCTGGCCATCGCCGGTCTGCTCGAACACCTTCCGGCGATCACCCTGTTCGGCGCACACTCGGTCAACGCCTACCGGCGCTACACGCCGGATTCGTTTGCTCCTGACACCGTCAACTGGAGCCGGGACAACCGAAGCGCTGCGATCCGCTCACTGGTGGAATATCCGCCCGGCGCCAGCCGCATCGAATTGCGTTCGGGCGCTTCGGATGCCAACCCATACTGGCTGATCGCCTCGGCACTGGCAGCGGTGGTGGCCGGGCTGGAAGCCGGCCGGCCCCCGGCGGCCGCCGGGACAGGCAACCTGTACGGCAAGGGCTCTCCGCTGCCGGAATCACTCGGTACGTCACTGGCGCTGGCCGGACAGGACGACACGATCCTGGAGATCCTCGGCCGAGACTCGGTGCTCGACTTCATCTCCATCGCTCGCAGCGAATGGCAGGCCTACACCGGTCACGTCAGTGACTGGGAGCGGCAGCGCTACCTGACCACCTCATGA
- a CDS encoding SfnB family sulfur acquisition oxidoreductase, with protein MTAISACPILSTTAEAVAAATELAADFATDAAARDRQRELPFREIDRLSASGLLAITVPVAYGGAGLPASTVAEVVRILATADPNIAQIPHSHFVYVNLLRLAGSDDQLRHHAERILRGARIANAQSERGTATVADIATTVRPADRRFRIDGAKYYCTGSLFADILAVLTRLDDPEGESGLADGQYVAFLPADTPGVRIVDDWHALGQRTTGSGSVILDGVLVERSALVPRAPAVGEPTGYGAFAQLLHAAIDAGIARGALEAAAAFVREKSRPWFEAGVTRAGDDPLLIQRFGELAVTVQAAESALAVAGATVDGAVAAEASLAVAGAKILADKAANEVSSALFEVSGTRSAAADLNLDHFWRNARTHTLHDAVRWKYQHIGRALLHGTPPPLHSAI; from the coding sequence ATGACCGCGATCTCGGCCTGTCCCATCCTCTCGACGACGGCCGAAGCGGTCGCGGCCGCGACGGAGTTGGCCGCCGACTTCGCCACCGACGCCGCTGCGCGAGACCGGCAGCGCGAACTGCCATTTCGTGAGATCGACCGGCTGTCGGCCAGCGGCCTGCTGGCGATCACCGTGCCCGTCGCCTACGGCGGGGCCGGGCTGCCGGCCAGCACCGTCGCCGAAGTGGTGCGGATCCTGGCCACTGCCGACCCGAACATCGCCCAGATCCCGCACAGCCATTTCGTATACGTCAACCTGCTGCGGCTGGCCGGTTCGGACGATCAGCTACGCCACCACGCGGAACGGATTCTGCGGGGAGCGCGCATCGCCAACGCGCAGTCCGAGCGCGGCACCGCCACGGTGGCCGACATAGCGACGACCGTGCGTCCGGCCGACCGCCGCTTTCGCATCGACGGCGCCAAGTACTACTGCACCGGCTCGCTGTTCGCCGACATCCTGGCTGTGCTCACCCGTCTCGACGACCCGGAAGGCGAAAGCGGCTTGGCCGATGGCCAATACGTCGCCTTCCTGCCGGCCGATACCCCCGGGGTCCGGATCGTGGACGACTGGCACGCGCTGGGCCAGCGGACGACCGGCAGCGGCTCCGTGATTCTCGACGGCGTGCTGGTCGAGAGATCGGCGCTGGTGCCGCGGGCGCCGGCCGTCGGCGAGCCGACCGGCTACGGCGCCTTCGCGCAGCTTCTGCACGCCGCGATCGACGCCGGTATCGCACGAGGGGCGTTGGAGGCGGCCGCGGCGTTCGTCCGGGAGAAAAGCAGGCCGTGGTTCGAGGCCGGCGTAACGCGGGCCGGTGACGATCCGCTGCTGATCCAGCGGTTCGGCGAACTGGCCGTCACGGTCCAGGCCGCGGAGTCCGCACTCGCGGTCGCCGGCGCGACGGTCGACGGCGCGGTCGCGGCGGAGGCGTCGCTGGCCGTCGCGGGCGCGAAGATCCTGGCCGACAAGGCCGCCAACGAGGTCTCCAGCGCGCTGTTCGAGGTCAGCGGCACTCGCAGCGCGGCGGCGGACCTGAACCTCGACCACTTTTGGCGCAACGCACGCACCCACACCCTGCACGATGCGGTGCGCTGGAAGTACCAGCACATCGGCCGTGCTCTGTTGCACGGCACGCCGCCGCCGCTGCACTCAGCGATCTGA
- a CDS encoding LLM class flavin-dependent oxidoreductase — MSGPRFGVWAPVYGNHGARTHPDDLPDAGYRRTRDLLVHAESRGFDATLVAQHVIHPSDTENDVLETWSTLAGVAEATDRIELIGAIKPLLFNPLVFAKVAANIAEISGGRLSINVVTGWFLPELEALGIDPLAHDDRYAYTREWLDSVLDLWSGKHVSVGDRGGQQALVRPVPKDVPPVYIGGESEPGRALGASHGDVYFINGRPFVDTVALIEDLRARPRDRGPLRFGLSAFVIARATEAEAKAEEAHLQALIDAESRPEISTGTDPNTAMYQVLAGSKRIGSNGGTLAGLVGSYEQVIERIDAFHAAGIELFMLQFQPIESELDRFADNIISHYREKP, encoded by the coding sequence ATGAGCGGACCTCGTTTCGGCGTGTGGGCGCCGGTCTACGGCAACCACGGCGCCCGCACCCACCCCGACGACCTCCCGGACGCCGGCTACCGGCGTACCCGCGACCTGTTGGTGCACGCCGAAAGTCGGGGATTCGATGCCACTCTGGTGGCCCAGCATGTGATCCATCCCAGCGACACCGAGAACGATGTGTTGGAGACGTGGTCCACGCTGGCCGGCGTGGCCGAAGCTACCGACCGGATAGAGCTCATCGGGGCGATCAAGCCGCTGCTGTTCAACCCGCTGGTGTTCGCCAAGGTCGCCGCCAACATCGCCGAGATCTCCGGCGGCCGGTTGTCGATCAACGTGGTGACCGGGTGGTTCCTGCCCGAACTCGAGGCCTTGGGCATCGACCCGCTCGCCCACGACGACCGCTACGCCTACACCCGCGAGTGGTTGGACTCCGTCCTCGACTTGTGGAGCGGCAAGCACGTTTCGGTCGGGGATCGCGGTGGACAGCAAGCTCTGGTGCGGCCGGTCCCGAAGGACGTCCCGCCGGTGTACATCGGGGGTGAGTCCGAGCCGGGCCGGGCGCTGGGTGCTTCACACGGCGATGTGTATTTCATCAACGGCCGGCCATTCGTGGACACCGTCGCGTTGATCGAGGATCTGCGCGCCCGGCCTCGAGACCGCGGGCCGCTGCGATTCGGGTTGTCCGCCTTCGTGATTGCTCGTGCCACCGAGGCCGAGGCCAAGGCCGAGGAGGCACATCTGCAGGCACTGATCGACGCCGAGTCGCGGCCCGAGATCTCCACCGGCACCGATCCGAACACGGCGATGTACCAGGTGCTCGCCGGCAGCAAGCGCATCGGATCCAACGGCGGCACGCTGGCCGGTCTGGTCGGCAGCTACGAGCAGGTGATCGAGCGGATCGATGCCTTCCACGCGGCCGGCATCGAACTGTTCATGCTGCAGTTCCAGCCGATCGAGTCCGAGCTGGACCGCTTCGCCGACAACATCATCAGTCATTACCGCGAAAAGCCTTGA
- a CDS encoding ABC transporter substrate-binding protein codes for MTYKKLVALAAAALTVIGMAGCSVDHSKSDAGKPTLRLGYQAFPSGDLIVKNNRWLEDALPDYNIKWVKFDSGADVNTAFIAKELDFGALGSSPVARGLSAPLNIPYSVAFVLDVAGDNEALVARNGSNINSIADLKGKRVATPFASTAHYSLLAALAQNGLSPSDVQLIDLQPQAILAAWERGDIEAAYTWLPTLDQLRRTGRDLITSRQLAKDGKPTLDLGVVSNQFAKDHPEVVDVWRKQEARALTVIHSDPAAAANAIAGEIGLPPADVEGQLKQGVYLTPQEVASPQWLGSQGTPGNIAVNLQSASQFLAEQKQIPTAAALKTFADAIYTQGLPSVIAQ; via the coding sequence ATGACCTACAAGAAGCTCGTCGCCCTGGCTGCCGCCGCCCTCACGGTGATCGGCATGGCCGGCTGCTCGGTCGATCACTCGAAGTCGGACGCCGGCAAGCCCACACTTCGGCTCGGGTACCAGGCCTTCCCCAGCGGCGATCTGATCGTGAAGAACAATCGGTGGCTGGAAGACGCGCTGCCGGACTACAACATCAAGTGGGTCAAGTTCGACTCCGGCGCCGACGTCAACACCGCGTTCATCGCCAAAGAGCTGGACTTCGGCGCGCTGGGCTCCAGCCCCGTCGCCCGCGGACTCTCGGCGCCGCTGAACATCCCCTACAGCGTCGCGTTCGTGCTCGACGTGGCGGGCGACAACGAGGCGCTGGTCGCCCGCAACGGCAGCAATATCAACTCCATCGCCGACCTGAAGGGCAAGCGGGTGGCCACCCCGTTCGCCTCGACCGCGCACTACAGTCTGCTTGCCGCGCTGGCCCAGAACGGGTTGTCGCCCAGCGATGTCCAGCTGATCGACCTGCAGCCGCAGGCGATCCTGGCGGCGTGGGAGCGCGGCGATATCGAGGCTGCCTACACCTGGTTGCCGACGCTGGATCAGCTGCGCAGGACCGGCAGGGATCTGATCACCAGCCGTCAGCTGGCCAAGGACGGCAAGCCGACCCTGGATCTGGGTGTGGTGTCGAACCAGTTCGCCAAGGACCACCCCGAGGTCGTCGATGTCTGGCGCAAGCAGGAAGCCCGCGCGCTGACCGTCATCCACAGCGACCCGGCCGCGGCAGCCAACGCCATCGCCGGCGAAATCGGCCTGCCGCCTGCCGACGTCGAGGGTCAGCTCAAGCAGGGTGTGTACCTGACGCCGCAGGAAGTCGCGTCCCCGCAATGGCTGGGCAGCCAGGGCACCCCCGGCAACATCGCGGTGAACCTGCAGAGCGCGTCGCAGTTCTTGGCCGAACAGAAGCAGATCCCGACCGCCGCTGCGCTCAAGACCTTCGCCGACGCCATCTACACGCAGGGATTGCCAAGTGTCATCGCCCAGTAG